One part of the Amaranthus tricolor cultivar Red isolate AtriRed21 chromosome 16, ASM2621246v1, whole genome shotgun sequence genome encodes these proteins:
- the LOC130802252 gene encoding uncharacterized protein LOC130802252 encodes MAGIKLPPPEETAELSQQRTSTTGDLISDDDRSIAADSWSIKSEYGSTLDDEQRHADATEALAAANLRPSSEYSSDKDSEKDEEDGDGIASMLGLQSYWDATYSDELENFRQHGHAGEIWFGPEVMETVVSWTKNLCMDISRRHLLNHIGVEKMESNDNEVHDLSSWSVLDLGTGNGLLLQELAKLGFSDLTGVDYSEGAIDLARGLAERDGFSNITFMVDDVLDTKIERQFKLVMDKGTLDAIGLHPDGPIKRLMYWDSVAKVVAPGGILVITSCNSTKDELLQEVESFNQRSAGTYVDSDTSTDQDAATNPVLFQYVDHVRSYPTFMFGGVEGSRVATLALLRN; translated from the exons ATGGCGGGAATTAAGCTTCCTCCACCAGAAGAAACTGCCGAGCTTTCTCAACAAAGAACTTCGACCACCGGAGATCTCATCTCCGACGATGATCGCTCAATCGCCGCCGATTCCTGGTCAATTAAGAGCGAGTATGGTAGTACTTTGGACGATGAACAACGTCATGCTGACGCTACTGAAGCTCTCGCTGCTGCTAATCTTCGTCCTTCTTCCGAGTATAG TTCAGACAAGGATTCAGAGAAAGATGAGGAAGATGGTGATGGGATTGCTTCAATGCTGGGTCTTCAAAGTTATTGGGATGCTACATATTCTGATGAGCTTGAGAATTTCCGTCAACATGGTCATGCTGGTGAAATTTG GTTTGGGCCTGAAGTCATGGAGACGGTCGTGTCTTGGACAAAGAACTTGTGCATGGACATTTCTCGCCGTCACTTACTGAACCATATTGGTGTAGAAAAGATGGAATCTAATGATAATGAAGTTCACGACCTGTCAAGCTGGAGTGTACTTGACCTTGGGACCGGCAATGGTTTGCTTCTTCAAGAGCTTGCTAAGCTTGG GTTCTCGGATTTAACTGGGGTTGACTACAGTGAAGGGGCTATTGACCTTGCTCGTGGTCTTGCTGAGAGGGATGGATTTAGTAACATTACATTTATG gttgATGATGTTCTTGACACCAAAATAGAAAGACAGTTTAAGCTTGTAATGGATAAAGGAACCTTGGACGCCATTGGCCTGCATCCTGATGGCCCTATCAAAAG GCTAATGTACTGGGATTCGGTTGCAAAAGTTGTTGCCCCAGGGGGAATATTA GTTATAACTTCGTGCAACAGTACTAAAGATGAGTTGTTGCAAGAGGTAGAGAGCTTTAATCAGAGATCTGCTGGCACTTACGTCGACTCTGACACCTCAACTGACCAAGATGCTGCGACAAATCCTGTCCTTTTCCAATATGTCGACCATGTTCGATCATACCCGACATTTATGTTTGGAGGAGTTGAAGGATCGCGTGTTGCAACGTTAGCTCTTCTGCG